A window of Jannaschia sp. M317 contains these coding sequences:
- a CDS encoding transposase — protein MRAHLTIKALFGRSPRKTTGSVRSLQRFAGLEPQVSDFPTVRQRQKTWARAAA, from the coding sequence ATGCGAGCCCACCTGACGATCAAGGCCCTGTTCGGTCGATCACCGCGCAAGACGACGGGGTCTGTCAGGAGCCTGCAGAGGTTTGCGGGCCTTGAACCGCAGGTTTCGGATTTCCCGACGGTGCGCCAACGCCAGAAGACGTGGGCCCGCGCGGCTGCCTGA